The Chrysemys picta bellii isolate R12L10 chromosome 12, ASM1138683v2, whole genome shotgun sequence genome has a segment encoding these proteins:
- the LOC101933510 gene encoding HLA class II histocompatibility antigen, DR alpha chain-like, whose product HSWGETPELEREHQGLAGSGVRQWDPLTPVSPEPSEVTVFPEDPVELGEPNVLICISDKFFPPALSVTWLKNGQEVTEGVSETDFYPRQDNSFRKFSYLPFLPSQGDFYDCRVEHGGLPEPFTKHWEVQGPTPIPETTETLVCALGLAVGIIGIIAGTILIIKGMKMNAARNPRGPL is encoded by the exons CACTCCTGGGGAGAGACCCCTGAGCTGGAGCGTGAGcaccagggactggctggctcgggggtcAGGCAATGGGACCCACTAACCCCTGTCTCCCCAGAGCCCTCTGAGGTGACCGTGTTCCCCGAAGACCCCGTGGAGCTGGGCGAGCCCAACGTCCTGATCTGCATCTCGGACAAGTTCTTCCCGCCTGCACTCAGCGTGACGTGGCTGAAGAACGGGCAGGAGGTGACCGAGGGCGTCTCTGAGACCGACTTCTACCCCCGCCAGGACAACTCCTTCCGCAAGTTCTCCTAcctgcccttcctccccagccaggGCGACTTCTACGACTGCCGGGTGGAGCACGGGGGGCTGCCCGAGCCCTTCACGAAGCACTGGG aaGTCCAGGGGCCCACCCCCATCCCCGAGACCACAGAGACCCTGGTGTGCGCCCTGGGCCTGGCCGTGGGCATCATTGGCATCATCGCAGGCACCATCCTCATCATCAAGGGCATGAAGATGAACGCCGCCCGCAACCCGCGGGGCCCCTT ATAA